From the Candidatus Omnitrophota bacterium genome, one window contains:
- a CDS encoding CheR family methyltransferase, which produces MNKLDDREISSLLETVYERAGYDFRDYAPSSLRRRIGNIIRDEKLSSIPELHEKILCDMEAMQRFIYAVTVNVTSLFRDPDFYRSFRSEVVPILRTYPFVRLWTAGCSTGEEAYSLAILLEEEEIYSRCRIYATDINEEALRKARGGVYPLSLMKEYSENYIATGGRASLSDINRAYDLGVNSYLVKPANFHAFVSMMKTVGQYWTNLNEKPDLF; this is translated from the coding sequence ATGAATAAACTCGACGATCGAGAAATCTCCTCCTTGTTGGAAACCGTCTACGAACGCGCCGGTTACGATTTCCGGGATTATGCGCCGTCTTCGTTGCGGCGCCGTATCGGAAACATAATCCGCGACGAGAAATTGAGTTCAATTCCCGAATTGCATGAAAAAATACTTTGCGATATGGAAGCGATGCAACGGTTCATTTATGCTGTAACTGTCAACGTAACCTCCCTGTTTCGCGATCCCGATTTCTATCGTTCGTTCCGTTCGGAGGTCGTACCGATTTTGCGGACTTATCCGTTCGTTCGCTTGTGGACGGCTGGATGTTCCACCGGCGAGGAGGCTTATTCATTAGCCATTCTGCTGGAGGAAGAAGAAATTTACAGCCGTTGCCGGATCTACGCGACCGATATCAATGAAGAAGCGCTTCGAAAAGCTCGGGGTGGCGTTTATCCACTGTCCCTCATGAAAGAGTATTCCGAGAATTACATCGCTACTGGAGGCCGGGCCTCGTTATCGGATATTAACCGGGCGTACGATCTGGGAGTCAACTCCTATCTGGTCAAACCTGCCAACTTTCATGCTTTTGTATCCATGATGAAAACAGTCGGACAATACTGGACGAACCTGAACGAAAAACCCGATCTTTTTTGA